CATCCGTCGTCCTCGGCGGGGGGATGGGCGGGACTCTACACCGGCGCCGCCGAGGACGAGGAGGGGAGGGGTCCGGCTTCAGTCCAGTAGGAACGTGTACGAGTACTTCATCTCCGTGGAGACGGGCTCGCCGTTCTTGACGGCCGGCTTGAAGCGGAAGCGCAGCAGGGCCTCGCGCGCCGCCTCGTCCAGGCCATAGCCCAGGCCCTTGACTACGGAGGCCTTCACCACGCGGCCCTCGTTGTCGATGGTGATGGAGAGCGTCACCGTGCCCTCGATGCCCGCGCGCCGGGCCTCGTCGGGGTAGGGAATCTTCACCTCGGAGGCCACGGAGGGCTCCGTGTCCACCTGGTACACCGGCACGTACTTGGGTGCCGAGTAGGCTTTGACTTCCTTGGGGTCCGTCGCCTTGTCCCCCGTCTTTCCATAGACGGTGTTGCCCACCGGGGCGGCGAAGCCACCGGCGCTCGTGGTGGAGGACATGGAGATGCCCACCACCAGGGGCACTGGCTTGGAGGGCTGCTCGGGCGGAGGCGCGTCGTTGGGAGGCGGGGGCGCCGCGTCCGGCGGAGGCGGCGGGGGCGGCTTCTCCGCCTGGGCCACCTTCACGGGCGGGGGCTTGGGCACCACCTTCGGCTTGGGCGGCTCCGGCTTGGGCTCCTCCTTGGGAGGCGGCGGGGGCGGAGGCGGCTTCTGGACCTCCACCATCACCAGCTCCACGGGGCGCTGCACGGGGGGCGGCGTGCGCTCGGCCATCCGGGACAGCAGCGTGAAGCCCACGCCGTGCACCATGAGGGACACGAGCAGGAACAACAGCACCGCGCGCGACGACTGGTCGCGGCGGTCCGGTATCGGGTTGTCGAGCGCGGCCTGGCTCATGGCCTTGGGGACACCCTTCAGGGCGCCGCGGGTGCGGCCGCGGGCGCGACGTCCTTCTCGATGTTGAGCGCGAACTTGGCGATGCCCTCACCCTTCACCACGTCGATGAGCCGCATCACCCGTCCGTACGGCAGGCTCTGGTCCGCGCTGATGATGGCGCGCGTCTCCTTGTCCTTCGCCAGGGACTCGACCACCTTGCGCCGCAGCTCGTCCTCGCCCACCTCGGCGCCGTCGAAGAAGAGCTTGCCCTGCTTGTCCAGCACCACGTTGACGAGCCCCTGTACCGTCTCGCCGCCATTGGCCGCCCGGGGCAGGTCCACCTCCACCGTCTCGCGGACGATGAAGTTGGCCGTCACCATGAAGATGATGAGCAGCACCAGCACCACGTCCACCAGCGGGGTGACGTTGATGCCGGTGATCTCCTCGTCGTTGTCCTGCGCGCCGCCCGCCATGGCTTAACGCGCCTCCCCGGACGCCACGGCGCGGGGAGCGCCCTCGCTCCGGCCCTGGGCGCGCAGGCTGCCCACCAGCGCATGGCCCAGCGCGGTGGTGCGCGAGGTGAGCGTCTTGAGCTGGCGGTTGAAGACGTTGAAGGCCACCACCGCGGGGATGGCGACCGCGAGGCCCACCGCCGTGGCCACGAGCGCCTCGGAGATGCCCGCCATCACCGTCTGCTGGATGGCGGCGCCCTTGGCGCCCATGTTGCCCAGGTCGTGGAAGGCCTTGATGATGCCGAGCACCGTGCCGAACAGGCCGATGAAGGGGGCGTTGTTGCCCAGCGTGCCCAGGAAGGACAGGTAGCGCTCGTACTGGGGACGCTCGCGCGCCACCGTGGAGGCGATCACCTGCTCCACCGTGTCCGCTCCCTGCTCCACCGAGGCCAGCGCCTCGCGCAGCACCGCCGCCTCCATGCCCTTGCGGTTGGCCACCGCGCTGCGCACCGCCTCCAGCTCGCCCCGGGCCAGCCGCACGGCCAGCTTCTCGGAGTCGGGCAGCCGGTGCGTGGCGAAGTACACGGCCCGCTCCAGCATCAGCGCGATGGAGAGCACCGACAGGACCACGAGCACCCACAGCACCCACTCGGCGCTGGTGAGTGTCACGCCGAGCAGCTTGCGGCTGAGCCAACCGACCTGCTCGTTGCCCATCTGGGCCAGGAGAACAAAGGACGTCATGGAGACCTGCGAGAGAGTTGAGGGGGGGAGAAGCGCCCCGGGGTAACGCTGACGCGACGCTTCCATTCTTCCCCGGCGACTGCAAAGTCAAATGAAACAGGGGAACTGGCGCTCGTCTTCCCGGCCGCTGGACGACAGCATCCACCGCCTCGTTCTCGGCTTCCGCGAGTCCAAGAGCCACGCGCCACCTCCCGGAGCCGGCGCGCTTCCAGGAGGTACTTCACGCTCGCCTGGAACGTGGATACGCTTCGAGTCCGGGAATGCCAGGAATGCCCGAGCGTTCACCATCTGACCCGGCATGACCCTCCGGGGTCGTTTGGGTGCAAAATGACCCGCTCGCCTTGGGGTGTCCTGAATCAGGACAGTCGTTCTGGATAGAGGAAACGCCCTGTTTTCATGGGGTTGAAGGACGGTTTGTCACGTTGCGTTACAAATGCTGGTGCGGGATTGAGACATCCATGCACCAGGGTCACAATCCCGTAACCTGGGAGTAGATGGATTTACGCGCCTTTAGGGAACGGCATGCATCCTGCTCAAAGCAGGGCGCGGCTGCGGTGGCATCCCCGTCACCGGCCAGCAGGAGGTTTCCCCCTTGGTTCGTAACCGGATTCTGACCGCGCTCCTCGCCCTGCCCCTCGCGGCGTGCGGCGTGGAGGGCTCGAACGAGACGCTGCCGGAGAACAACGACGGCATTGGCACCCTGTCTTCGTCGGACGTGAAGTCCGCCCTGAGCGCCATCCCCGGCGCCGAGGTTCTCGGCAAGCACGAGGACGGAGTGATTCCCTTCTTCGTGAAGGGTGACTTCGGCACCACGGGCCAGTCGCTGCGGGGCCTGGCGGCCCGTGACGTGAGCGCCCAGATGGGCGACGCGCTCACCCGCATCGCTCCCATCTTCCGCCTGCAGGCGGCGGATCTGGTGGTGCGCAGCACCCGCCTGGACGAGCAGGGCCACACCCACGTGCGCTATGCCCAGACGAAGAACGGGCTGCGGGTGGTGGGCGATGAGCTCGTCGTGCACGTGGACGCCGAGGGCCGCGTGTACGCGGTCAACGGCACGGCCCGCGATGGCGAGAACGTGCCGGCCGTGGCGCGCATCTCCCGCGAGGCCGCTACCCAGTCCGCCCTGCGCAACACCGAGGGCACCGGGCTGGCCGCCGAGAGCGCCCAGCTGGTCTACTTCCGCAACGAGCTCGGCCGGCTCCAGCTGGCCTACGATGTGGTGGTGACGGGCGAGGGCGCGCTGCTGCCCGTGCGTGACCACGTCTTCGTGAGCGCGCGCGATGGCTCCGTCCTCGGCCGCGACACGGACATCCACACCGCGCTCAACCGCAAGGTGTACAGCGCCAACAACGGCTCCAGCACCCCGGGCACGCTCAAGCGCTCCGAGGGCCAGGCGGCCACGGGCGACGCCCACGTCGACGGCAACTATGACAAGCTGGGTGGCACGTACGACTGTTACAAGAACAACTTCGGCCGCGACTCGTTCGACAACGCGGGCGCCACGCTCATCAGCACGGTCCACTACAGCAGCAACTACGTGAACGCCTACTGGGACGGCACCCAGATGGTGTACGGCGATGGCAACGGCACGGACTCGGGCATGCTGGGTCTGTCCGCGGACGTGACCACGCACGAGCTCACCCACGCGGTGACCGAGCACGAGTCCAACCTCACCTACTCGGGTGAGTCCGGCGGCCTCAACGAGGCGATGAGCGACATCTTCGGCGCCTACTGCGAGAGCTACGCCTCGGGCACCTGGGCCACCACCAACGCGGTGTTCATGGTCGGCGACGACATCTGGACGCCCGCCACCCCGAACGACGCGCTCCGCTACATGTACGACCCGGCCAAGGACGGCGTGTCGCTCGACTACTGGACGAGCAGCGCCGGCAGCAAGGACGTGCACTACAGCTCGGGTATCGCCAACCTGGCCTTCACGCTGCTCTCCAAGGGCGGCACGCACCCGCGCGGCAAGTCGACCACGGTGGTGACGGGCATCGGCGTGCAGAAGGCGGGCGCCGTCTTCTACAAGGCCAACGTGGACCTGATGACGCCCAGCACGACCTTCGCCCAGGCGAGGACGTACATGGAGAGCGCCGCGACGACGCTCTACGGCGCTGGCTCGGCGGAGCTGGCGGCGGTGACGGCGGCCTGGCAGGCCGTGGGCGTGGGCTCTGGCACGACCCCGCCGCCCAGCTGCACGACGACGGTGGTGCTCACCAACGGCGGGACGGTGACGGGCATCTCGGCCTCCGCTGACACCTGGAGCTGCACCTACACGCTGGCGGTGCCCGCGGGCTCCACCAACCTGAAGTTCGACCTGAGCGGTGGCACGGGTGACGGCGACATGTACGTGAAGTTCGGCTCCGCGCCGACCAGCTCCTCGTACGACTGCCGTCCGTACGCGGGCGGCAACACGGAGAGCTGCTCCTTCGCCTCCCCGCAGACCGGCACCTACTACGTGAAGATCTACGGCTACTCGGCCGCCTCGGGCATGAGCCTGAAGGGCGCGTACACCTCGGGTGGCACCGGCGGCGGCAGCGTGCTGACCAGCGGCGTGGAGTCGGCCCAGTACTCGGGCGCCTCGGCCTCGTGGAAGTGCTTCACGCTGGACGTGCCGGCCGGGAAGACCTCGGTGGTCTTCACGCAGACGGGCAAGACGGGCACCTCGGGTGACGCGGACCTGTACGTGAAGCAGGGCTCGCAGCCCACCACCAGCTCCTACGCCTGCCGTCCGTACCTGAGCGGCAACAACGAGACCTGCACCATCAGCGCCCCGGCCGCCGGCACCTGGTACGCCTGCTCCTACGGCTACAGCACGTACGCCAACGTGACGATGAAGGGCACCTACTAGCCCTCGGCTGAAGCAGTGAAGTCCTGACGCCCGGGAGCCCATGTGGCCCCCGGGCGTCTTCTTTTTGGGGTGCCTGGTGGAGTGTCCACGAAATTCTTGGACATCGTCGCGGAGTAGAGAGGGTTGGCTTCCTGGCGCGAGTTCAAGCAACTGGTCCGATGGTCGGACCAGTTCGAGCCGAGTGCGGCCGGAAGGCCCTCTCTCGCTGGCAGGACCACCGCCGACGATGTCCAAAAACTTCGCGGACAGTTCACTAGCATGGGCCCGAAGCGCCGCCCGAGGCCGCGGGGGGTCCATGCGCGGTGATGACATGACGTGGCGCAGATGCTCGTGGAGGACGGGGTCCCCACCCGGAGGAAGCCCACCTCGCGCTCGAACGGGCGATGCCGGGGAGAAGGGGCGACGCCGGGGCGGCGGAGCAGGTGGAGCGAGCGGTAAGCGGAGGCCGTGGTCGCGGCGGGCGGCCCGGCGGGGCGGCGAGGAAGCCTTCGCGCCGTCATCATGCGGTGGGTGCACGAAACGAAACCGCCGGCCACGTCCTGGCTCACTCTCTCGAGGAGCGCCAGGCCGCGCCGGCGGCTTCATCCCGGCTCGGTGCTACGGAGCAGGAGCCGGAGGCGTGGCGCAGGTGTTGTCCACGCACTCCAGGCCGCGCTCGCAGTCCGCGTCAGCCGTGCACTTCGTGCCTTCCGAGCAGTCGTAGCCTCCGCCGTTCTTCATCCCGTTCACCTTGAAGTTGCTGTCCTGGACCGTCTCGGTCATGGCCTGGTTGCCGATGGACCCCTCCAGCTTGTGGGTGAGGGTCACGACGTTCCCACTGGACGTGGCCTTGATCTCGAAGGGGTCGGTCACCCCATTGATGGCGGTCACGATGCCCAGGGCGATCTGATCCGACGGCGTGTTGTTCGAGACGGGGACGGGGACCCGGGAGCTGTTGTGGCTGCTGTTCCTGTCGAACTCGAAGGTGATGGGCGGGTTGATGCCGTCGCTGATGGTGAACGTCTGGCCATCCTGGATGCCGGAGCTCGCCACGGCGGTGATGGTGCCGGTGGCGTACGCGAGCGTCTTCGTCTTGCAGTCGGAGCTGCAGGTGCCGCAGGCGCTGATGTTGCCGTCGTCACACATCTCGTTGGCCGGGTTCGTGTCCTTCACTCCATCTCCGCAGACGTT
This is a stretch of genomic DNA from Archangium violaceum. It encodes these proteins:
- a CDS encoding energy transducer TonB yields the protein MSQAALDNPIPDRRDQSSRAVLLFLLVSLMVHGVGFTLLSRMAERTPPPVQRPVELVMVEVQKPPPPPPPPKEEPKPEPPKPKVVPKPPPVKVAQAEKPPPPPPPDAAPPPPNDAPPPEQPSKPVPLVVGISMSSTTSAGGFAAPVGNTVYGKTGDKATDPKEVKAYSAPKYVPVYQVDTEPSVASEVKIPYPDEARRAGIEGTVTLSITIDNEGRVVKASVVKGLGYGLDEAAREALLRFRFKPAVKNGEPVSTEMKYSYTFLLD
- a CDS encoding ExbD/TolR family protein, which produces MAGGAQDNDEEITGINVTPLVDVVLVLLIIFMVTANFIVRETVEVDLPRAANGGETVQGLVNVVLDKQGKLFFDGAEVGEDELRRKVVESLAKDKETRAIISADQSLPYGRVMRLIDVVKGEGIAKFALNIEKDVAPAAAPAAP
- a CDS encoding MotA/TolQ/ExbB proton channel family protein, which produces MTSFVLLAQMGNEQVGWLSRKLLGVTLTSAEWVLWVLVVLSVLSIALMLERAVYFATHRLPDSEKLAVRLARGELEAVRSAVANRKGMEAAVLREALASVEQGADTVEQVIASTVARERPQYERYLSFLGTLGNNAPFIGLFGTVLGIIKAFHDLGNMGAKGAAIQQTVMAGISEALVATAVGLAVAIPAVVAFNVFNRQLKTLTSRTTALGHALVGSLRAQGRSEGAPRAVASGEAR
- a CDS encoding M4 family metallopeptidase, with translation MVRNRILTALLALPLAACGVEGSNETLPENNDGIGTLSSSDVKSALSAIPGAEVLGKHEDGVIPFFVKGDFGTTGQSLRGLAARDVSAQMGDALTRIAPIFRLQAADLVVRSTRLDEQGHTHVRYAQTKNGLRVVGDELVVHVDAEGRVYAVNGTARDGENVPAVARISREAATQSALRNTEGTGLAAESAQLVYFRNELGRLQLAYDVVVTGEGALLPVRDHVFVSARDGSVLGRDTDIHTALNRKVYSANNGSSTPGTLKRSEGQAATGDAHVDGNYDKLGGTYDCYKNNFGRDSFDNAGATLISTVHYSSNYVNAYWDGTQMVYGDGNGTDSGMLGLSADVTTHELTHAVTEHESNLTYSGESGGLNEAMSDIFGAYCESYASGTWATTNAVFMVGDDIWTPATPNDALRYMYDPAKDGVSLDYWTSSAGSKDVHYSSGIANLAFTLLSKGGTHPRGKSTTVVTGIGVQKAGAVFYKANVDLMTPSTTFAQARTYMESAATTLYGAGSAELAAVTAAWQAVGVGSGTTPPPSCTTTVVLTNGGTVTGISASADTWSCTYTLAVPAGSTNLKFDLSGGTGDGDMYVKFGSAPTSSSYDCRPYAGGNTESCSFASPQTGTYYVKIYGYSAASGMSLKGAYTSGGTGGGSVLTSGVESAQYSGASASWKCFTLDVPAGKTSVVFTQTGKTGTSGDADLYVKQGSQPTTSSYACRPYLSGNNETCTISAPAAGTWYACSYGYSTYANVTMKGTY